The Aethina tumida isolate Nest 87 chromosome 6, icAetTumi1.1, whole genome shotgun sequence genome has a segment encoding these proteins:
- the LOC126266032 gene encoding cytochrome c oxidase subunit 6A1, mitochondrial-like: MTAIINYGFRRNVQTTVAKTVNNFKVVGPSTTSRGHEGGYKIWKKLTFLVGFPSITLYGANIWLTHKTNDHEQAPFIKYDHLRIRTKRFPWGDGNKSLFHNPHTNA; this comes from the exons ATGACTGCAATAATAAACTACGGATTCCGCAGAAATGTTCAAACCACCGTCGCCAAAACTGTGAACAACTTTAAAGTCGTCGGCCCATCCACCACCTCCAGAGGCCACGAAG GTGGCTACAAAATTTGGAAGAAACTAACATTTTTGGTGGGCTTCCCGTCTATTACTTTGTACGGCGCTAACATATGGCTGACTCACAAAACCAACGATCATGAACAGGCTCCTTTCATAAAGTACGATCATCTGAGAATTCGCACCAAGCGTTTCCCATGGGGTGATGGCAATAAGTCTCTCTTCCATAATCCTCATACCAACGCTTGA